A single region of the Deefgea piscis genome encodes:
- a CDS encoding sensor histidine kinase translates to MRQIRTDLNLIFIAIVTIVLTLSGALSYYRTQAQLEHDLSEFKQSLTIQLQNVLPSVMWNFDDQQLALILNAEMRSPDIHSIEVFGTDAFLTGRIRDNDKIVVLTAPKTQLGPETESAEIRYEAKPIGKIIITVSRQRTDQLLRQLVVEKALEILLLDAILMLTLTLVLQHFVITPLSLLGKRLSQAADSDKDLETIALPNNPYKDFSDLTDGFRRIIKRLKEDVATRSLAEQQMRTAKEDAETALHQLKDAQTSLIQSEKMASLGGLVAGIAHEINTPVGIILTSASVLHDDSVMFSAKVESGNMKKSEVVSYSQTAEQSSALIISNAVRAAELIQSFKRVAVDQTSEARRDFELSQYLHETVTSISPALKHSQISILIDCPDEIDMEGYPGAISQIISNLINNAALHAFSSIPNSGDTKKQVHIIAEQHQQTVSLKVSDNGQGIDGNVIGKIFDPFYTTKRANGGSGLGLNIVFNLVTQTLGGHINVESTVGKGTVFNMTFPHIAPKHKEASEA, encoded by the coding sequence ATGCGCCAAATTCGCACCGATCTGAATTTAATTTTTATTGCCATCGTGACCATTGTGCTCACACTGTCTGGCGCGCTGTCCTATTACCGAACGCAAGCTCAGCTGGAGCACGATCTCAGTGAGTTCAAGCAATCACTCACCATTCAATTACAAAATGTGTTGCCCAGCGTGATGTGGAATTTTGATGACCAACAATTGGCCCTCATTTTAAACGCCGAAATGCGTTCTCCCGACATTCATTCGATTGAAGTATTTGGCACAGATGCCTTTCTCACTGGGCGAATTCGCGATAACGATAAAATCGTGGTACTCACCGCACCGAAAACTCAGCTTGGTCCAGAAACCGAAAGCGCCGAAATTAGGTACGAGGCAAAACCCATAGGCAAAATCATCATTACCGTTTCTCGGCAACGAACTGACCAATTATTACGGCAATTAGTAGTAGAAAAAGCGCTCGAAATCCTGCTACTGGATGCCATTTTAATGCTAACGCTGACGCTGGTTTTGCAGCACTTTGTTATTACCCCTCTGTCATTACTCGGTAAAAGGCTCAGCCAAGCCGCGGATTCAGATAAAGACTTAGAAACCATCGCTTTACCCAACAATCCTTACAAAGATTTTTCTGATTTAACCGATGGATTTCGCCGGATTATCAAGCGATTAAAAGAAGATGTGGCAACCCGCAGTCTTGCCGAGCAACAAATGCGTACCGCCAAAGAGGACGCAGAAACGGCCTTGCACCAACTAAAAGACGCACAAACCAGTCTGATTCAATCCGAAAAAATGGCGTCCTTAGGTGGCTTAGTCGCGGGGATTGCACATGAAATCAATACGCCAGTGGGCATTATCTTAACCAGTGCCTCAGTATTACACGATGATTCGGTGATGTTTTCGGCCAAAGTTGAGTCTGGCAATATGAAAAAATCCGAAGTGGTGAGCTATAGCCAAACAGCGGAACAATCCTCAGCACTGATTATTAGCAATGCGGTGCGTGCGGCCGAGTTAATCCAAAGTTTTAAACGCGTCGCCGTCGATCAGACTTCAGAAGCACGGCGCGATTTTGAACTCAGCCAATATCTACACGAAACCGTCACTAGTATTAGTCCAGCTTTAAAACACTCGCAAATTTCAATCTTGATTGATTGCCCAGATGAAATCGACATGGAAGGCTATCCAGGCGCAATTTCGCAGATCATTAGCAATTTAATTAATAATGCCGCGCTACATGCTTTTTCCAGCATACCCAATTCAGGCGACACAAAAAAACAAGTGCATATTATTGCCGAGCAACACCAACAAACAGTGTCACTCAAGGTCAGCGACAATGGTCAAGGGATCGATGGCAACGTGATTGGTAAGATTTTTGATCCCTTTTACACCACTAAGCGCGCCAATGGTGGCAGCGGTTTAGGACTGAATATTGTATTTAATTTAGTCACCCAAACTTTAGGTGGACATATCAACGTGGAGTCCACCGTTGGCAAAGGCACCGTCTTTAATATGACCTTTCCGCATAT